Part of the Cellulomonas hominis genome, CACCGCGAGGGCGCCGACCCGTCGATCGTGCGGTTCCGGGGGCGCTACTACCTGTTCGTGTCGATGTCCCGCGGCTTCTGGCACTCCACCGACCTCCTGGACTGGGAGTACCGGCCGACGGAGAAGCTCCCGACGTACGACTACGCCCCCGATGTCCACGAGGTCGACGGCGCACTCGTCATCAGCGCGTCCCGCAAGGGATCCGACTCCCCGTTCTTCCGCAGCGAGGACCCGCTCGCCGACGACTTCACCGAGGTCTCTCCCGGGACCTTCCCGTTCTGGGACCCGGCGGTGTTCCAGGACGAGGACGGCCGGACCTACCTGTACTGGGGCTGCGACGACGTCGAGCCGATCCGCGGCGTCGAGCTCGGCCCCGACCTGCGGCCCGTCGGCGAGCCCGTCACGCTGCTCGCGGCCGACGTCGAGCACCGCGGCTGGGAGCGCACCGGCGAGGACTACCGGATCCCGGTCCCCCGGACGGAGCTCGAGCGGCGGGTCGCGACGTTCAGCGGGTCGCGGCCGTACATCGAGGGCGCGTGGATGACCCGCCACGACGGCCGGTACTACCTGCAGTACGCGGCGCCGGGCACGCAGTGGAACACCTACGCCGACGGGTACGCGACGGCGGACGACCCGCTCGGGCCGTTCACCTACGACGGCCACAGCCCGTTCTCGTCCAAGCCCGGCGGGTTCATCCCCGGCGCCGGGCACGGCAGCACCTTCCAGGACGAGCACGGCAACTGGTGGCACGCGGCGACCATGCGGATCAGCGTCCACCACCCCTTCGAGCGGCGGGTCGGCCTCTTCCCCGCCGGGTTCGACGAGGACGGGGTGCTCTTCTGCAACCAGAACTTCGCCGACTACCCCTACCGGGTGCCGGACGGCCCGTTCGACCCGTGGGCGCAGCGCGAGCCGGAGTGGATGCTGCTCTCGTACGGCGCCACCGCGACAGCGTCGTCGCACGCCGACGAGCACCCGCCCGGCCTCGCCACGGACGAGGACGTGCGCACCTGGTGGGCCGCCGCGGACCGCGAGGCCGGCGCCTGGGTCGGGCTGGACCTGGGCGGCGTCGTCGACGTGTCCGCGATCCAGGTGAACGTCGCCGACCACGACCTGGCCGCGCTCGCGCCGCTGCTCACCCAGGGCTCCGACGGCGGCCACACGTGGCGGGCCGTCGTCCCGGAGCACGAGCCGGCCGAGTACCTCGTCGAGGGGTCGGTGGACGGGAGCTCGTGGATCACGCTGCACGACGGCAGGGGCGGGGGCGACCGCCCGCACGGCCTCGTCGTCCTGGACGCACCGCGCGGCCTGCGGCACGTCCGGGTCACCGGCGGGCGGATGCCGTTCGGTGCCGCGTTCGCCGTGAGCGGGCTGCGCGTGTTCGGCCGCGGGCGCGGGACGGCACCGGAGGCGGTGGAGCCGCAGGTCGTGCGGGTCGAACCCCGCACCGCGCACCTGCGCTGGCCGGCCGCGCCCTCGGCGCACGGGTACAACATCCGCTACGGCCGCGCGGCGGACAAGCTCTACCGGAGCTGGCTGGTGCACGGGGTGACCGAGCTCGAGGTCCCCTCGCTGAACGCCGACGAGGACACCTGGTTCGCGGTCGACGCCTTCAACGAGAACGGCGTCACCCCGGGCCGCCCCGTCCGGTCCGCCGCCCCGCGGGGCTGACGACGTCCGCCGGCGGGCGTCAGCCCGCCGGCGGAGCCGTCGAGCTCCGCACCACGAGCTCGGTCGCCGGCGCCTCGTGCGCCCCGACCTCGGCGCCGTCCACCGCCGCCAGCAGCTCGCGCACCGCGGCGGCCCCGATCTCCCCGAGCGGGCTGCGCACGGTGGTGATCGCCGGCGTCGTCAGCGCCGTGCCGAAGATGTCGTCGAAGCCCACGAGACTCAGTCGCCCGGGCACGGCCACGTCCGCCTCCCG contains:
- a CDS encoding family 43 glycosylhydrolase translates to MTNPTTRYACNPLDLAYRYQDVRFTGQVDGVRLGPATRSVHREGADPSIVRFRGRYYLFVSMSRGFWHSTDLLDWEYRPTEKLPTYDYAPDVHEVDGALVISASRKGSDSPFFRSEDPLADDFTEVSPGTFPFWDPAVFQDEDGRTYLYWGCDDVEPIRGVELGPDLRPVGEPVTLLAADVEHRGWERTGEDYRIPVPRTELERRVATFSGSRPYIEGAWMTRHDGRYYLQYAAPGTQWNTYADGYATADDPLGPFTYDGHSPFSSKPGGFIPGAGHGSTFQDEHGNWWHAATMRISVHHPFERRVGLFPAGFDEDGVLFCNQNFADYPYRVPDGPFDPWAQREPEWMLLSYGATATASSHADEHPPGLATDEDVRTWWAAADREAGAWVGLDLGGVVDVSAIQVNVADHDLAALAPLLTQGSDGGHTWRAVVPEHEPAEYLVEGSVDGSSWITLHDGRGGGDRPHGLVVLDAPRGLRHVRVTGGRMPFGAAFAVSGLRVFGRGRGTAPEAVEPQVVRVEPRTAHLRWPAAPSAHGYNIRYGRAADKLYRSWLVHGVTELEVPSLNADEDTWFAVDAFNENGVTPGRPVRSAAPRG